In Ignavibacteriales bacterium, a genomic segment contains:
- a CDS encoding phosphodiester glycosidase family protein, protein MFKFNLKLLFLLSSIFCFQYNIFAQDSTIVGPGVIYYHDQIIEGGPWNFDILKIDLKNPFLKLESVKAKDNLFSFETMSSASKRYDKEGHKIVGAINGDFYNTATGEPTNIQIIDGQLIYKPINRVAFAMDEFKHPLLETFNYSASLLVTKDSSVSIANLNQLFESGKATLYNSFFGSSTHSPKGTNEITIQPINGWVVNDTMECIVTKADTNGNSSIQKTYSVISGSGQAGKYLAKANVGDTLKLIILIKPALYKLMQAVGGNVKLVTNGIPNSENGDRHPRTAVGFSKDSLTIYFITVDGRQPGWSVGMSYYELGKYMKDKWNVYQGINLDGGGSTTMVVRGALKNKPSDGGGERTVANGVFIVSTAPTGPLAHVVISPKKVFVIKGGNIKFSASAYDEYYNPLSTSGSSITWSCDHQLGSIDATGNLSTTDSSANGYVFVQLNSIKDSVLVHISSITKIILTPDPVVLQIGQVQEMLPSAFDSYGNSVQISKANYEWTLTGDIGTITNSGIFTAEKTGEGKIIAKYEEAADTVDVKIGVEQYFILDDFSGARTYTISGTKINLSECSFSFDNSKYVSVPMSGKLEYSLATGGTTNLNLGCDIPISGTPEAIGINVYGDGKGHWLRCELKDKNNNKFLLDLTSATPGIDWTDRWEYLEVPLDKAIPSWANPSATLTFPISVLRIYLAETSDLKKDKGTLFFDDLKVHFISTDVKGDKDNLLPEKFGLKQNYPNPFNPNTIIEYSVPQYAEVELAVYDILGKKVESLIKKEHSPGIYKIEWDASKHSSGVYLYKLIAGDLSFSKKMQLVK, encoded by the coding sequence ATGTTCAAATTTAACCTCAAACTTCTTTTTCTTTTATCTTCAATTTTCTGCTTCCAGTATAATATTTTTGCTCAGGATAGTACTATTGTTGGTCCTGGTGTAATCTATTATCACGATCAGATTATTGAAGGTGGACCATGGAATTTTGATATTTTAAAAATTGATTTAAAAAATCCCTTTTTAAAACTTGAATCTGTTAAAGCCAAGGATAATCTTTTTTCTTTTGAAACAATGTCCTCTGCATCTAAAAGATATGACAAAGAAGGACATAAAATTGTTGGAGCAATTAACGGAGATTTTTACAATACCGCTACCGGAGAACCAACAAACATCCAAATAATTGATGGGCAGTTGATTTATAAACCTATAAACCGCGTGGCATTTGCAATGGATGAATTCAAACATCCTTTGCTGGAAACATTTAACTATAGCGCTTCCCTATTAGTCACTAAAGATTCTTCTGTAAGCATTGCTAACTTAAATCAACTTTTTGAATCCGGCAAAGCAACCCTGTATAATTCTTTTTTCGGAAGTTCAACACATTCACCAAAAGGCACAAATGAAATAACAATTCAGCCAATAAATGGTTGGGTTGTTAATGATACAATGGAATGTATTGTAACCAAGGCAGATACAAATGGTAATTCGTCAATTCAAAAAACATATTCGGTTATTTCCGGAAGCGGACAAGCTGGTAAATATTTAGCCAAAGCAAATGTCGGCGACACGCTAAAATTAATCATTCTAATTAAACCTGCTCTATATAAACTTATGCAAGCTGTTGGTGGAAATGTAAAATTAGTTACTAATGGTATTCCAAACAGTGAAAATGGAGACAGGCATCCCAGAACAGCAGTTGGCTTTTCTAAAGATTCTCTTACAATTTATTTTATTACTGTTGATGGACGACAGCCCGGTTGGTCAGTTGGAATGTCTTACTATGAACTTGGGAAATATATGAAAGATAAATGGAATGTTTACCAGGGAATAAATTTGGATGGCGGAGGTTCTACAACAATGGTGGTTCGAGGTGCACTCAAAAATAAACCATCAGATGGAGGTGGTGAAAGAACGGTTGCTAATGGAGTTTTTATTGTTAGCACAGCACCAACCGGTCCCCTTGCACATGTTGTAATATCTCCAAAAAAAGTTTTTGTTATAAAAGGGGGAAACATAAAATTTTCTGCTTCAGCATACGATGAATATTATAATCCATTAAGTACATCAGGTAGTTCAATTACCTGGAGTTGCGATCATCAACTTGGTTCAATTGATGCTACGGGAAATTTATCCACAACGGATTCCTCCGCTAATGGCTATGTTTTTGTCCAACTTAATTCAATTAAAGATTCAGTATTAGTTCATATCTCATCTATAACAAAAATTATTTTAACGCCAGATCCGGTTGTTCTTCAAATCGGACAGGTTCAGGAAATGCTCCCAAGTGCGTTCGATTCATATGGCAACAGTGTGCAAATTTCAAAAGCAAATTATGAATGGACATTAACTGGAGATATAGGAACAATTACAAACAGCGGGATTTTTACTGCAGAAAAAACAGGCGAAGGAAAAATTATTGCGAAATACGAGGAAGCTGCTGATACTGTAGATGTAAAGATTGGTGTTGAACAATATTTTATTCTAGATGACTTTTCGGGCGCAAGAACTTATACAATTTCCGGGACCAAAATAAATTTAAGCGAATGTTCATTTAGTTTTGATAACAGCAAATATGTTTCTGTTCCAATGAGCGGTAAATTAGAATATTCCCTGGCAACCGGCGGAACAACTAATTTAAACCTGGGCTGTGATATTCCAATCTCCGGAACCCCGGAAGCAATTGGTATTAATGTTTATGGTGATGGAAAAGGTCATTGGCTTAGATGTGAACTAAAGGATAAGAATAATAATAAATTCTTGTTGGATTTAACTTCTGCAACGCCCGGAATTGATTGGACTGATAGATGGGAATATTTGGAAGTACCACTTGATAAGGCGATTCCAAGCTGGGCTAACCCAAGTGCAACTTTAACTTTCCCAATTTCGGTTCTCCGCATCTATCTTGCAGAAACCAGCGATCTTAAGAAAGATAAAGGAACTCTCTTTTTTGATGATTTGAAAGTTCATTTTATTTCAACTGATGTTAAAGGTGATAAAGACAACTTGCTTCCTGAAAAATTCGGACTGAAACAGAATTACCCAAATCCTTTTAACCCGAATACAATAATTGAATACTCCGTTCCACAATATGCTGAAGTGGAGCTTGCCGTTTATGATATTCTTGGTAAGAAGGTTGAATCTCTTATTAAGAAAGAACATTCACCTGGAATTTATAAAATTGAATGGGATGCATCCAAGCATTCATCCGGAGTTTACCTGTACAAATTAATTGCAGGTGATTTATCATTCTCTAAAAAAATGCAATTAGTAAAATGA
- a CDS encoding YIP1 family protein, with protein MDENYNPEIPTSAPDEQEEQELSHTDKMTGIFTEPSKTFEKVAKFPPRTKDWFIPVMLMVVIAILANFFMMSNPAIKQEAMDKQIKTVEKSFDDAVAKGQMTQEQADEQMENVRNRMEGGTGAAMMAIQAVSTIVILFIVFFIVSLIYLLVGKSVLKGEGAYASAMVANALPYYISIITIIITTIISFLMNKLVVGLSIASIMGMDKSTYTGFLLGKVDPLTIWALYVTGVGIAKMFNSQDVKKSLITVYSIWIVWGLITFFIAKAVPFLSFLNM; from the coding sequence ATGGACGAAAATTACAATCCGGAGATTCCTACTTCAGCACCAGATGAGCAGGAAGAACAGGAATTAAGCCACACAGATAAGATGACTGGCATTTTTACAGAGCCGTCAAAAACTTTTGAAAAGGTTGCCAAATTCCCACCGAGAACTAAAGACTGGTTTATTCCAGTAATGTTAATGGTAGTTATTGCAATCCTTGCCAACTTTTTTATGATGAGCAATCCTGCCATCAAACAAGAAGCTATGGATAAGCAGATTAAAACAGTTGAAAAAAGTTTTGATGATGCTGTAGCTAAAGGGCAAATGACCCAAGAACAAGCTGATGAACAAATGGAGAATGTAAGGAATCGAATGGAAGGTGGCACGGGTGCAGCGATGATGGCAATTCAAGCTGTTTCTACAATTGTTATTTTGTTCATTGTTTTCTTTATTGTTTCACTTATCTATTTGCTGGTTGGTAAGTCTGTCTTAAAAGGAGAAGGTGCATATGCTTCGGCAATGGTAGCAAACGCTTTACCTTATTATATAAGTATAATTACAATTATTATCACAACTATAATTTCATTTCTTATGAACAAATTAGTTGTTGGATTAAGCATTGCTTCAATAATGGGAATGGACAAATCAACATACACTGGATTTCTTTTAGGAAAAGTTGATCCATTAACAATTTGGGCATTATATGTTACTGGTGTTGGTATTGCAAAGATGTTTAATTCGCAAGATGTAAAAAAGAGTTTGATTACTGTTTACTCAATTTGGATAGTTTGGGGATTGATTACTTTCTTTATTGCTAAAGCAGTACCGTTTTTAAGTTTTCTAAACATGTAA
- the ccsA gene encoding cytochrome c biogenesis protein CcsA, whose product MVGSILLTLALIASVLSSVMYFLNYRGYNNTLNIARISYHAMAIFVIVAATLLLHAVLTHQYQYKYVYDYSGSGLPLGLLISTFYAGQEGSFFLWTLFTVIVGVVLQQYSSKRSDLEPRLMAVFTLSAAFLLTMISPLLKNPFAYIWMEESFISTKNISPSILSLPFIQSFLFTDNTNGQAFVKMGPQLHAILVNSGIAIKDFIIQGKGLNPLLQNFWMQIHPPMLFTGFSMSTVPFAFAIAALMKNDYKEWVKQAMPWVLSGTMILGFAIMLGGYWAYGVLGWGGYWGWDPVENSSLVPWLVGVASVHTLLVQKKSLSKTGNDGIGEFAKTNLLLCILTYVLVLYSTFLTRSGILGDASVHSFTDPGYTVYLFLIIFISTFTLIGIAMMIYRWKFLSKQTEQYKNLLNRELALFTGAVTIMASALIVLVGTSAPIFGSAVETKFYNELNLPIAIIIGILNGFSLLLKWKFTDGKDILKKSVFSVSAAVILTLLIIIIGGINGVMMFILTLTTSFALFVNLEIAYKIVRGNIRMIGPYVAHIGIAVFLLGIVGTAHFSEKVAVKLPKGQPQEAFGYTLTFNGYEPFDEGQKYKFNIEVKKGNSSSVVSPVMFVSAFNNSLMREPDILKKLTKDLYIEPTSFEDGTESKGSPITLEKGGSTTFEGSKISFESFDFPKEAMSTMMAGGDFQIGAKLKVEFNNQSKDIEVFMKSTKGQREFIPIEIAEANLKVDMTNLEAGGKVSLILSKLNGEQTNVTPNETLMVEASVKPFINLVWLGVIFTAMGFFISAIRRAKESNQ is encoded by the coding sequence ATGGTTGGAAGTATTTTACTTACTCTGGCATTAATTGCTAGTGTATTATCTTCTGTTATGTATTTTCTTAATTACCGTGGGTATAATAACACACTAAATATTGCCAGAATCAGTTATCATGCAATGGCAATTTTTGTAATTGTTGCGGCAACTCTTTTACTACATGCAGTTTTAACTCACCAGTACCAATATAAATATGTTTATGATTATAGCGGAAGCGGTCTTCCACTTGGATTGCTGATTTCTACTTTCTATGCTGGGCAGGAAGGAAGTTTTTTTCTTTGGACTTTATTTACCGTAATTGTTGGCGTTGTACTTCAACAATACTCTTCTAAACGCAGCGATTTAGAACCAAGATTGATGGCAGTCTTTACTCTGTCAGCAGCATTCCTTTTAACTATGATTTCTCCATTGTTAAAAAATCCATTTGCTTACATTTGGATGGAAGAAAGTTTTATCAGCACAAAAAATATAAGCCCATCAATTTTAAGTTTACCATTCATACAAAGTTTTTTGTTTACAGATAACACGAATGGACAGGCTTTTGTTAAAATGGGACCACAACTGCATGCTATTTTAGTTAACAGCGGAATCGCAATAAAAGATTTTATAATCCAGGGGAAAGGATTAAATCCTTTATTACAGAATTTCTGGATGCAAATTCATCCACCGATGTTATTTACTGGTTTTTCAATGTCAACAGTTCCCTTTGCTTTTGCAATTGCAGCATTAATGAAAAACGATTATAAGGAATGGGTTAAGCAAGCAATGCCGTGGGTGCTCTCTGGAACAATGATCCTTGGATTTGCAATAATGCTTGGTGGTTATTGGGCGTATGGAGTTTTAGGTTGGGGTGGTTACTGGGGCTGGGATCCTGTGGAAAACTCAAGTCTGGTTCCCTGGCTTGTTGGTGTTGCATCTGTTCATACTTTGCTGGTTCAGAAAAAAAGTTTAAGCAAAACTGGTAATGACGGAATTGGTGAATTCGCTAAAACTAATTTGCTGCTTTGTATTTTAACTTATGTTCTCGTTCTTTACAGCACATTCCTTACAAGAAGCGGAATTCTTGGTGATGCTTCTGTTCATTCATTTACAGATCCTGGTTACACAGTTTATTTATTTCTCATAATTTTCATCAGCACATTTACCTTAATTGGAATTGCAATGATGATTTACCGATGGAAATTTTTAAGCAAGCAAACTGAGCAATATAAAAATCTTCTTAACCGCGAACTTGCTTTGTTTACCGGTGCCGTAACCATAATGGCTTCAGCATTAATTGTTTTGGTTGGTACCTCGGCTCCAATCTTTGGAAGTGCAGTAGAAACAAAATTTTATAATGAACTTAATCTGCCTATTGCAATTATTATTGGAATTCTAAATGGCTTCAGTCTTCTTTTAAAATGGAAATTTACTGATGGAAAAGATATACTTAAGAAATCAGTTTTTTCTGTATCGGCTGCTGTTATTCTTACACTTCTAATTATTATTATTGGCGGCATTAACGGCGTTATGATGTTCATCTTAACGCTTACAACATCATTCGCTCTTTTTGTAAATCTGGAAATTGCATATAAAATTGTCCGTGGTAATATCAGAATGATTGGACCTTATGTTGCGCACATTGGAATTGCTGTTTTTTTGCTTGGAATTGTTGGAACTGCACACTTTTCTGAAAAGGTTGCAGTTAAGTTACCAAAAGGTCAGCCGCAGGAAGCTTTTGGTTACACTCTTACATTCAATGGATATGAGCCTTTTGATGAAGGACAAAAATATAAATTCAATATTGAAGTTAAAAAAGGGAACTCTTCATCTGTTGTTTCGCCGGTTATGTTTGTAAGCGCATTTAACAACAGTCTTATGCGCGAGCCTGATATACTAAAAAAATTAACAAAGGATTTGTATATCGAACCAACAAGTTTTGAAGACGGGACTGAATCCAAGGGCAGCCCGATTACTTTAGAAAAAGGTGGTTCAACAACATTTGAAGGAAGTAAAATTTCCTTTGAAAGTTTTGATTTTCCGAAAGAAGCTATGAGCACAATGATGGCTGGCGGCGATTTTCAAATAGGTGCAAAATTGAAGGTTGAGTTCAATAACCAATCTAAAGATATTGAAGTATTTATGAAAAGCACTAAGGGTCAAAGAGAATTCATTCCTATAGAAATTGCAGAAGCTAATTTGAAAGTTGATATGACAAACTTAGAAGCGGGCGGTAAAGTTAGTCTTATTTTATCCAAGTTAAATGGTGAACAAACAAACGTAACACCAAATGAAACTTTAATGGTTGAAGCAAGCGTAAAACCTTTTATAAACTTGGTTTGGCTTGGAGTTATTTTTACTGCCATGGGATTTTTTATTTCTGCGATTAGAAGAGCAAAAGAATCAAATCAATAA
- a CDS encoding ABC transporter ATP-binding protein translates to MNNYFLTGENITKTFGRRIVFKNVNFSYSTNGIWGIAGKNGSGKSTLVKIIAGIISPTKGKITHKVNEKEIESEAMHDYIGFVSPYLVLYDEFTAQENLEYSAKIRGINFNKEKVDSLLNEFLLYDRRNDLLKGYSSGMKQRIKFIFALMHSPPLLVLDEPTSNLDIPGKESVYKIIKAESETSIVIIASNEESDLALCNDKIQLEDYK, encoded by the coding sequence ATGAATAATTATTTTCTAACTGGCGAAAACATTACCAAAACATTTGGAAGACGAATCGTTTTTAAGAACGTGAATTTTTCTTATTCTACCAATGGCATATGGGGAATTGCAGGCAAAAATGGTTCAGGAAAATCTACCCTGGTTAAAATTATAGCTGGAATAATCTCCCCAACCAAAGGAAAGATTACTCATAAAGTAAACGAAAAAGAAATTGAAAGTGAAGCGATGCACGATTATATTGGATTTGTTTCTCCTTATCTTGTTTTGTATGATGAGTTCACAGCCCAGGAAAATTTGGAATATTCTGCAAAAATAAGAGGGATAAATTTTAATAAGGAAAAAGTTGATTCATTGCTTAATGAATTTCTGCTTTATGACAGGCGGAATGATTTATTAAAAGGTTATTCATCTGGAATGAAACAACGCATCAAATTTATTTTTGCACTTATGCACTCACCACCATTATTAGTGCTGGATGAGCCGACATCGAACCTGGATATACCAGGAAAAGAATCTGTGTATAAAATAATTAAAGCTGAATCCGAAACTTCAATTGTTATTATTGCATCAAATGAGGAAAGCGATTTGGCACTTTGCAATGATAAAATTCAATTAGAAGATTATAAATAA
- a CDS encoding tryptophanase — protein sequence MKTIIEPFKIKSVEPIRFTTKAEREVIIKEAGYNPFLIHADDVLIDLLTDSGTSAMSAKQWSGIMEGDEAYAGSKSFYRFEAMVKKITGMKFVIPTHQGRAAEKILFSIVGKPGKYFPNNTHFDTTRANIEFTGAEADDFIVEVGKHPEIRADFKGNMDTVALEKFIVEKGRDNIPLCMITITNNSGGGQPVSIQNIKEVKDVCNKYGIPLFIDACRFAENAYFIKKRETGYKDKSILEIAQEIFSYADGVTMSAKKDGLANIGGFLAMNDDSLAMSCRNLLIVTEGFPTYGGLAGRDLEAIAQGLEEVLDENYLQYRVRSVEYLGDKLVNAGVPIIEPPGGHAIYIDAKRFLPNVPPEKFPGQAIVSELYIEGGIRSVEIGSVMFGKYDQNGKLIPPAMELVRLAIPRRVYTQSHIDYVSEVVIDVYKKRARLKGYKIIYEAPMLRHFTAKFEMVK from the coding sequence ATGAAGACAATAATTGAGCCGTTCAAAATTAAATCGGTTGAACCAATTAGATTTACGACCAAAGCAGAACGAGAAGTAATTATAAAAGAAGCTGGCTATAATCCATTCCTTATTCACGCCGATGATGTTTTGATTGATTTGCTAACAGACAGTGGCACTTCTGCTATGAGTGCGAAGCAGTGGAGCGGGATTATGGAGGGCGATGAAGCATATGCTGGTTCAAAAAGTTTTTACCGCTTTGAAGCAATGGTAAAAAAAATTACAGGGATGAAATTTGTAATTCCAACACACCAGGGAAGAGCAGCTGAAAAAATATTGTTTTCTATTGTTGGAAAACCGGGTAAATACTTTCCAAACAATACACACTTTGATACTACGAGAGCGAATATAGAATTCACCGGAGCAGAAGCAGATGATTTTATTGTTGAAGTTGGCAAACATCCGGAAATACGGGCTGATTTTAAGGGAAACATGGATACTGTTGCACTTGAAAAATTTATTGTTGAAAAGGGAAGAGATAACATTCCTCTTTGTATGATTACAATTACAAACAATTCCGGTGGCGGGCAGCCAGTCTCCATTCAAAATATAAAAGAAGTAAAAGATGTTTGTAATAAATATGGTATTCCGCTTTTTATAGATGCCTGCAGGTTTGCTGAGAATGCTTACTTTATAAAAAAGAGGGAAACTGGTTATAAGGATAAATCAATTTTAGAAATTGCCCAGGAAATTTTTTCTTATGCTGATGGCGTAACAATGAGCGCAAAGAAAGATGGATTGGCAAATATAGGCGGTTTCCTTGCAATGAATGATGATTCTCTTGCAATGAGCTGCAGAAATCTTTTAATTGTAACCGAAGGCTTTCCAACATATGGTGGATTAGCGGGGAGAGATCTGGAAGCTATAGCTCAGGGTTTGGAGGAAGTGCTCGATGAGAACTATCTTCAATACCGGGTTCGTAGTGTAGAATATCTTGGTGATAAATTAGTGAATGCTGGTGTGCCTATCATCGAACCACCGGGCGGACATGCAATTTATATTGATGCAAAAAGATTTTTACCTAATGTACCACCCGAAAAATTTCCCGGTCAGGCAATTGTTAGCGAGCTTTATATTGAAGGAGGAATTCGTTCAGTTGAAATTGGAAGCGTAATGTTTGGTAAGTATGATCAAAACGGAAAGTTAATTCCTCCAGCAATGGAATTGGTGCGGTTAGCAATTCCTCGCCGCGTTTATACTCAGAGTCATATTGATTATGTTTCGGAAGTTGTAATTGATGTTTACAAGAAAAGAGCAAGACTAAAAGGCTACAAAATTATTTATGAAGCTCCGATGCTCCGGCACTTTACAGCAAAGTTTGAGATGGTAAAGTGA
- a CDS encoding CcmD family protein yields MEGLVSFLEKNSIYIVLFIVLVVWTGIFIFLLSLDKRIKHVEKEIKGEKQ; encoded by the coding sequence TTGGAAGGATTAGTTAGCTTTTTAGAAAAAAATTCAATCTACATTGTCCTTTTTATTGTCCTTGTAGTTTGGACAGGAATATTCATATTTTTACTCAGTCTTGATAAGCGAATTAAGCATGTTGAGAAGGAAATTAAAGGAGAAAAACAGTAA
- a CDS encoding DJ-1/PfpI family protein produces MGAKKILMLVGDFVEDYEVMVPFQMLLMVGHKVDAVCPDKKAGDKVRTAIHDFEGDQTYSEKPGHNFVLNATFESVKAEDYDALVIPGGRAPEYLRLNTKVLDIVKHFANAKKPIAAICHGPQILAAAGVLSGKSCSAYPAVGPEVTEAGGKFQNIPVDKAFVDGNLVTAPAWPAHPDWIAKFLEVLGTKIEL; encoded by the coding sequence ATGGGCGCAAAGAAAATCTTAATGTTGGTTGGCGACTTTGTAGAGGACTACGAAGTTATGGTTCCTTTTCAAATGTTACTTATGGTTGGGCACAAAGTAGATGCTGTTTGTCCGGATAAAAAAGCTGGTGACAAAGTTAGAACTGCAATTCACGATTTTGAAGGAGACCAGACATACAGTGAAAAACCGGGGCACAATTTTGTTTTAAACGCAACCTTTGAATCAGTTAAAGCAGAAGATTATGATGCATTGGTAATTCCTGGTGGACGCGCACCAGAGTATCTTCGATTGAATACCAAAGTGTTAGATATAGTAAAGCATTTTGCAAACGCTAAAAAACCGATTGCGGCAATTTGTCATGGTCCTCAAATTCTTGCTGCAGCGGGAGTATTATCTGGTAAAAGCTGCTCAGCTTATCCGGCAGTTGGACCAGAAGTTACTGAAGCTGGTGGGAAATTTCAAAACATTCCAGTTGATAAAGCATTTGTGGATGGTAATCTTGTAACCGCACCAGCCTGGCCAGCGCATCCGGACTGGATTGCCAAATTCTTAGAAGTACTTGGAACAAAGATAGAGTTGTAA
- the ccsA gene encoding cytochrome c biogenesis protein CcsA, translating to MIWKIILFVLMVFVAIAGISFPIVEHPTAWYQFPIIPGLEEKAKIIFFHVPTAWLTVVAFFVSLIYGIRYLKNRNMDDDAKAYAAAQIGIIFCILATVTGSIWAKFNWGTFWNWDPRETSIFILLLIYGAFFALRSAIEQEDKKATLSSVYLIISFLTVPFFIFIMPRIMIGLHPGSLEIDAATGKIVKSASPVVDFKMNANMRLVFFTSLFAFTILFFWMWVLNYKSIIFKDKLEQKAVG from the coding sequence ATGATCTGGAAAATAATCTTATTTGTATTGATGGTGTTTGTTGCAATAGCTGGAATATCTTTCCCGATTGTTGAACATCCAACAGCATGGTATCAATTCCCTATCATCCCGGGTTTAGAGGAAAAGGCAAAAATAATTTTCTTTCACGTTCCTACAGCCTGGCTTACGGTGGTAGCATTTTTTGTTTCACTCATTTATGGAATCCGTTATTTAAAAAATAGAAATATGGATGACGATGCCAAAGCTTATGCGGCAGCACAAATTGGAATTATATTTTGCATCCTTGCTACAGTTACCGGTTCAATTTGGGCAAAATTTAACTGGGGCACATTCTGGAATTGGGATCCTCGCGAAACAAGCATTTTCATTTTACTTTTAATATATGGCGCTTTTTTCGCTCTGCGGTCTGCAATCGAGCAGGAAGATAAGAAAGCTACTTTGTCATCAGTTTATTTAATTATTTCTTTTTTAACAGTGCCATTTTTCATTTTTATTATGCCAAGGATAATGATTGGATTGCATCCCGGTTCTTTAGAAATTGATGCAGCCACAGGTAAAATTGTTAAAAGCGCAAGTCCAGTTGTGGATTTTAAGATGAATGCGAATATGCGTCTGGTTTTTTTTACATCACTTTTTGCTTTCACAATTTTGTTTTTCTGGATGTGGGTACTTAACTACAAATCGATCATCTTTAAAGATAAACTTGAACAAAAAGCGGTAGGATGA
- a CDS encoding cytochrome c maturation protein CcmE, producing the protein MKNKYIFGGIIIVVFLSLMVYLFTQTNIEYESNFSVVQAKGKTFKATGSWVRERNYELDHAKKTFTFYMKDAQGKEMKVIYNGSIPNNFETATSVVVTGKYKDGCFHATDVLTKCPSKYEGKPQIKTSSL; encoded by the coding sequence ATGAAAAATAAATATATCTTCGGGGGAATAATTATAGTTGTCTTTCTTTCACTTATGGTGTATTTGTTTACCCAAACTAATATTGAATACGAAAGCAATTTCAGTGTAGTTCAAGCTAAAGGAAAAACATTCAAAGCTACCGGAAGCTGGGTTCGTGAAAGAAATTATGAACTCGATCATGCAAAGAAAACTTTCACCTTCTATATGAAAGATGCCCAGGGAAAGGAAATGAAAGTTATTTACAATGGCTCTATTCCTAATAATTTTGAAACAGCTACAAGCGTGGTTGTTACCGGTAAATATAAAGATGGTTGTTTCCACGCAACAGATGTTTTAACTAAATGTCCATCCAAATACGAGGGGAAGCCCCAAATTAAAACCAGCAGCTTATAG
- a CDS encoding heme exporter protein CcmB → MKAYALFKKDFHSEVRTRYAINALAMFILVTISVILFSIGTEKISEYLTGGLLWVVIFFSAMSGLSRAFVSEEERGTTLTLQLIASPNTVYSGKLLFNLILVFAMNIVIAILYSLLFEAFIIKNLTLFLFAFVLGNFGIAAASTIIAAIIAKAGSKGTLYPVLSFPILLPLILILLELTKFSMDGNSVGDSMVELAVLFCYDVVILTASFLLFDFIWKD, encoded by the coding sequence ATGAAAGCATACGCACTTTTTAAAAAAGATTTTCATTCGGAAGTTAGAACACGCTACGCAATTAATGCTTTGGCAATGTTCATATTGGTTACCATAAGCGTTATTCTTTTTTCAATAGGAACTGAAAAAATATCCGAATATCTTACCGGCGGATTGCTTTGGGTGGTAATTTTCTTTTCTGCAATGTCTGGTCTTTCCCGTGCTTTTGTTTCAGAGGAAGAAAGAGGAACAACGTTAACTCTCCAGCTAATTGCATCACCAAATACAGTTTATTCCGGTAAACTGCTTTTCAATCTAATTCTTGTTTTTGCAATGAACATCGTGATTGCCATTTTGTACTCGCTTCTATTCGAGGCATTTATAATAAAAAATCTAACTTTATTTTTATTTGCTTTTGTACTCGGTAATTTTGGGATAGCGGCTGCATCAACAATTATTGCAGCAATTATAGCAAAAGCTGGTTCCAAGGGAACTTTATACCCGGTTTTATCATTTCCAATTCTATTACCATTAATTTTAATTCTTCTTGAGCTAACAAAATTTTCAATGGATGGTAATTCAGTAGGCGATTCAATGGTAGAGCTGGCAGTGTTATTTTGTTATGATGTTGTAATTCTCACTGCTTCATTTTTACTATTCGATTTTATTTGGAAAGATTAG